One segment of Danaus plexippus chromosome 10, MEX_DaPlex, whole genome shotgun sequence DNA contains the following:
- the LOC116767065 gene encoding myophilin-like, which translates to MAEYRAGKAGINAEAQERINSKYNNDIAHETLEWIKKITGEPENTSGDAENLYEVLKDGTLLCNLVNKFQEGAVKKINKSNMAFKCMENINAFLEAVVKLGVPSQETFQTIDLWEKQNLYSVVVCLQSLGRKAGNFGLPSMGPKEAEKNIREFSEEQLRAGQNVVSLQYGTNKGQQSGISFGNRRQM; encoded by the coding sequence ATGGCTGAATACCGCGCAGGGAAAGCCGGCATCAACGCCGAGGCTCAGGAGAGGATAAACAGTAAATACAACAATGACATAGCCCATGAGACGTTAGAGTGGATCAAGAAAATCACCGGGGAACCGGAGAACACGTCCGGTGATGCGGAGAATCTTTACGAGGTGCTCAAAGATGGTACCTTACTTTGTAATCTAGTTAACAAATTCCAAGAAGGCGccgtcaaaaaaattaataaatccaaCATGGCTTTCAAGTGTATGGAGAATATCAACGCTTTTCTTGAAGCCGTCGTCAAGTTGGGAGTTCCATCCCAAGAGACATTCCAGACGATCGATCTATGGGAGAAGCAGAACCTTTACTCTGTAGTTGTATGCCTGCAATCATTAGGCAGGAAAGCTGGAAATTTCGGTCTACCGTCCATGGGCCCAAAGGAAGcagagaaaaatataagagaGTTCAGTGAAGAACAACTACGAGCTGGTCAGAATGTAGTTTCCTTGCAGTACGGAACCAACAAAGGACAACAATCCGGCATCTCGTTCGGTAACAGGCGTCAGATGTGA